The following proteins are co-located in the Ictalurus punctatus breed USDA103 chromosome 14, Coco_2.0, whole genome shotgun sequence genome:
- the LOC108274564 gene encoding transient receptor potential cation channel subfamily M member 1 isoform X2, with the protein MATAFTLLQQIWQMITVFRLGSEGQQDIEMAILTALLKGTNASASDQLSLALAWNRVDIARNQIFVYGHNLPPASAVASATSIVKAKSSPAASQGMAKCRGKWGKGGKAKADVQEEMDPRKLELLNWVSSLEQAMMDALVLDRVDFVKLLIENGVNIHHFLTIPRLEELYNTKLGPVNTLNAVVRDVKKGNLPPDYQITLIDIGLVMEYLMGGAYRCNYTRKSFRSLYNNLYGLKRPKALKLLGMEDDEPNLKGKKKKKKKEEEVDIDVDDPEVSRFQYPFHELIVWAVLTRRQKMALFLWQRGEEAMAKALVACKLYKAMAHESSVSELVDDIFQDLDNNSKEFGTLAYELLDQAYKHDEQVAMKLLTYELKNWSNSTCLKLAVAAKHRDFIAHTCSQMLLTDMWMGCLRVGKNPGLKVIAGIILPPSILLLGFRVGDDTYQGSDDSKCAKDKDDDNKSSRDATTEAHSKKGDEEDGSKKLRHVPIGRKIYEFYNAPFTKFWFNTISYLGYLMLYNYIVLVKMERWPSVQEWLVISYILTLGLEKVRQILMSEPGKLKQKINVWLEEYWNITDLVAISIFLLGLLLRLQPEPYMGYGRVIYCVDIIFWYIRVLDIFGVNKYLGPYVMMIGKMMIDMLYFVVIMLVVLMSFGVARQAILHPDEEPTWRLARNIFYMPYWMIYGEVFADSIDRKTRIDIYAMEINPPCGDNKYDEDGKKLPPCIPGAWLTPAIMACYLLVANILLVNLLIAVFNNTFFEVKSISNQVWKFQRYQLIMTFHDRPVLPPPLIIFSHIYIIIRQICCCCCKKKEGELDEKDKGLKLILNSEELRCLYEFEEQCVEEYFREKEDEQQSSNNERIRVTSERVENMSMHLEEVNERENNMKASLQTVDLRLAQLEDIYSRMMKALEKLAGIDHSELKRTHSRTSTVSGFSSLLRTGSINSNDGYNPYCFYMDDCPASDEKNWAKSSQLIVANVKKPPNTTTLNPNDYGLNLEVGVPVVRVSSNSCENTWIPPCEKTAESIDQVEEAKTAFEASPSLVQRSRSTSLFSATAREDLIHRAKEPNSLQEGIVRSATMRRWSAGSEYKVQPNLTGQPPLDIHIIKLTEKKEANKSERHLRPQIPNILSTEIRTQEEEKEGQRGRSDITQVDRKENGSEESLNMKGNTEVRERDPTETDEIWRNAVEDRRMNVHGDIPDSFHLLVPEERMFPPGRSKSWNTKCRKTLRASADKPRGSSSESSLACGSSLERSGEKFGKVSGKEE; encoded by the exons ATGGCAACAGCATTTACACTCCTGCAGCAGATTTGGCAGATG ATAACAGTCTTTCGACTGGGTTCAGAAGGACAGCAGGACATTGAGATGGCCATTTTAACGGCTTTACTGAAAG GTACAAATGCCTCAGCCTCAGATCAATTGAGCTTGGCTCTTGCCTGGAATCGGGTGGATATAGCACGCAACCAAATCTTTGTTTATGGACACAACCTGCCA CCTGCAAGTGCAGTAGCTAGTGCCACATCCATCGTGAAAGCCAAGAGCTCCCCTGCAGCCTCACAGGGCATGGCTAAGTGCAGAGGCAAGTGGGGCAAAGGGGGGAAGGCCAAGGCAGATGTTCAAGAGGAAATGGATCCTAGGAAGCTAGAATTACTCAACTGG GTGAGCTCACTGGAGCAGGCAATGATGGATGCACTGGTGCTGGACCGAGTAGATTTCGTTAAGCTGTTGATTGAAAATGGGGTCAACATTCACCATTTCCTCACCATCCCACGGCTAGAGGAGTTATATAACACG AAACTGGGACCTGTCAACACATTGAATGCTGTAGTCCGAGATGTTAAAAAA GGTAACCTTCCACCAGACTATCAAATTACACTAATTGACATTGGCCTGGTGATGGAGTACCTTATGGGCGGGGCCTATCGCTGTAACTACACAAGAAAAAGTTTCCGCTCTCTCTACAACAACCTTTATGGTCTTAAAAGG CCAAAGGCTCTAAAACTTCTTGGGATGGAG GATGATGAACCAAATctgaaaggaaagaagaaaaagaagaagaaagaggaggaagTGGACATTGATGTGGACGACCCTGAAGTCAGTCGTTTCCAATACCCATTCCACGAGCTGATAGTTTGGGCCGTGCTGACGAGAAGGCAGAAGATGGCTCTGTTCCTGTGGCAGAGGGGAGAGGAGGCCATGGCTAAGGCCTTGGTGGCCTGTAAGCTTTATAAAGCCATGGCCCATGAATCCTCTGTCAGTGAGTTGGTGGATGACATATTTCAAGATCTAGATAACAACTCCAA GGAGTTTGGAACTTTGGCCTATGAGCTTCTGGATCAGGCATACAAACATGATGAACAGGTAGCCATGAAGCTGCTGACCTATGAGCTTAAGAACTGGAGTAACTCCACCTGTCTGAAACTAGCTGTGGCTGCCAAGCACAGAGACTTCATTGCCCACACATGCAGCCAGATGCTCCTTACTGACATGTGGATGGGTTGCCTGAGGGTTGGAAAAAACCCTGGCCTCAAG GTGATTGCCGGCATCATCCTTCCTCCTTCAATCCTTCTCCTGGGTTTCCGTGTGGGTGATGACACCTACCAAGGCTCTGATGACAGCAAATGTGCCAAGGACAAGGACGATGACAACAAATCCAGCAGG GATGCCACTACAGAGGCACATTCAAAGAAAGGTGATGAAGAAGATGGCAGTAAGAAGCTGAGACATGTACCCATTGGAAGGAAGATATATGAATTCTACAATGCTCCATTCACTAAGTTTTGGTTTAATACG ATATCATACCTTGGCTATCTTATGCTGTACAATTACATTGTCCTGGTGAAGATGGAACGTTGGCCATCAGTGCAAGAGTGGTTGGTCATTTCCTACATACTGACACTTGGCCTAGAGAAAGTAAGACAG aTTCTGATGTCAGAACCTGGTAAACTCAAGCAGAAGATTAACGTGTGGTTGGAAGAGTACTGGAACATCACAGACCTGGTGGCCATCTCTATATTCCTGCTGGGTCTCCTCCTCAGACTACAGCCTGAACCTTACATGGGCTACGGCCGGGTAATATACTGTGTGGACATCATCTTCTGGTACATCCGTGTTTTGGATATTTTTGGGGTCAACAAGTACCTCGGACCTTATGTCATGATGATCGGCAAGATG atgatcGACATGTTGTACTTTGTGGTGATCATGTTGGTGGTCCTCATGAGCTTTGGGGTAGCACGGCAAGCCATCCTCCACCCAGATGAAGAGCCCACCTGGCGATTAGCCCGAAATATTTTCTACATGCCCTACTGGATGATCTATGGAGAAGTGTTTGCGGACTCAATAGACCGTAAGACTAGAATTGATA TTTATGCCATGGAAATCAACC CCCCCTGTGGAGATAACAAGTATGATGAGGATGGAAAGAAACTCCCCCCCTGTATTCCTGGTGCCTGGCTCACTCCAGCTATCATGGCCTGTTATTTGCTAGTGGCTAACATCCTTCTTGTCAACTTGCTTATTGCTGTCTTCAA TAACACCTTCTTTGAGGTGAAGTCCATCTCAAACCAGGTGTGGAAGTTCCAGCGGTATCAGCTGATCATGACTTTCCATGATAGGCCAgtgcttcctcctcctctcatcATCTTCAGCCACATTTACATCATCATCAGACAaatctgctgctgctgttgcaagaaaaaagagggagagCTGGACGAGAAGGACAAAGGACTGA AGCTTATCCTGAATTCTGAGGAGCTGAGGTGCCTGTATGAATTTGAGGAGCAGTGTGTGGAAGAGTACttcagagagaaagaagatGAGCAGCAGTCCTCAAATAATGAAAGAATAAGGGTGACATCTGAAAg GGTGGAAAACATGTCCATGCACCTGGAGGAGGtcaatgagagagagaacaatatGAAAGCTTCTTTGCAGACGGTGGATCTGAGGCTGGCCCAGCTGGAGGACATCTATTCTCGCATGATGAAGGCTTTGGAGAAACTGGCAGGAATTGACCacagtgaactgaagaggacaCACTCACGGACATCCACTGTTAGTGGTTTCTCATCTCTTCTCCGCACTGGCAGCATTAACAGCAATGATGGATACAACCCTTATTGCTTCTATATGGATGACTGTCCAGCTTCTGATGAGAAGAATTGGGCCAAGTCAAGTCAACTAATAGTGGCAAATGTAAAGAAGCCACCGAACACCACAACTCTCAATCCAAATGATTATGGACTGAATTTGGAGGTGGGTGTTCCAGTAGTAAGGGTCAGTTCAAATTCATGTGAGAACACCTGGATCCCACCTTGTGAGAAGACAGCTGAATCTATAGATCAGGTTGAAGAGGCCAAAACAGCATTTGAAGCTTCACCATCTTTAGTCCAAAGGTCTAGAAGCACCAGCTTGTTCAGTGCAACTGCCAGAGAAGATTTAATACATAGAGCCAAAGAGCCTAATTCTCTTCAAGAAGGGATTGTCAGATCTGCAACTATGAGGCGGTGGAGTGCTGGCTCTGAGTATAAAGTGCAGCCTAATCTTACTGGCCAGCCACCTCTAGACATCCACATTATCAAACTGACagagaaaaaagaagcaaataaaTCTGAGCGTCATCTGAGACCACAAATTCCAAACATTCTCAGCACAGAGATAAGAactcaagaagaagaaaaagaaggccAGAGAGGAAGGAGTGATATTACACAAGTGGACAGAAAAGAGAATGGCTCAGAGGAAAGTCTAAATATGAAGGGTAATACAGAAGTAAGAGAAAGAGACCCAACAGAGACAGACGAAATATGGAGAAACGCAGTTGAAGATAGAAGGATGAACGTGCATGGAGATATTCCTGACTCTTTTCATCTTCTGGTACCTGAAGAGAGAATGTTTCCACCAGGAAGATCCAAGAGCTGGAACACAAAATGTCGCAAAACCTTGAGGGCAAGTGCAGACAAGCCTCGAGGCTCCAGCAGTGAGAGTAGCCTTGCATGTGGAAGTTCCCTTGAGAGGTCTGGGGAAAAATTTGGGAAAGTGTCAGGGAAGGAGGAATGA
- the LOC108274564 gene encoding transient receptor potential cation channel subfamily M member 1 isoform X1 — MYIRLSYDTKPDNLLHLMVKDWHLELPTLLISVHGGLQNFDLQPRLKQVFGKGLIKAAVTTGAWILTAGINTGVIRHVGDALKDHCSKSRGKVCAIGIAPWGILESKEDLIGRDVTRPYQTMSNPLSKLAVLNSSHSHFILCDNGTFGKYGAEVKLRRQLEKHISLQKINTRQGVPLVCLIVEGGPNMITVVLESLREEPPVPVVVCDGSGRASDILSFAHKHTENEGTISDDARDQLLVSIQKTFNYSKNQSQQIFLMIMECMKRRELITVFRLGSEGQQDIEMAILTALLKGTNASASDQLSLALAWNRVDIARNQIFVYGHNLPPASAVASATSIVKAKSSPAASQGMAKCRGKWGKGGKAKADVQEEMDPRKLELLNWVSSLEQAMMDALVLDRVDFVKLLIENGVNIHHFLTIPRLEELYNTKLGPVNTLNAVVRDVKKGNLPPDYQITLIDIGLVMEYLMGGAYRCNYTRKSFRSLYNNLYGLKRPKALKLLGMEDDEPNLKGKKKKKKKEEEVDIDVDDPEVSRFQYPFHELIVWAVLTRRQKMALFLWQRGEEAMAKALVACKLYKAMAHESSVSELVDDIFQDLDNNSKEFGTLAYELLDQAYKHDEQVAMKLLTYELKNWSNSTCLKLAVAAKHRDFIAHTCSQMLLTDMWMGCLRVGKNPGLKVIAGIILPPSILLLGFRVGDDTYQGSDDSKCAKDKDDDNKSSRDATTEAHSKKGDEEDGSKKLRHVPIGRKIYEFYNAPFTKFWFNTISYLGYLMLYNYIVLVKMERWPSVQEWLVISYILTLGLEKVRQILMSEPGKLKQKINVWLEEYWNITDLVAISIFLLGLLLRLQPEPYMGYGRVIYCVDIIFWYIRVLDIFGVNKYLGPYVMMIGKMMIDMLYFVVIMLVVLMSFGVARQAILHPDEEPTWRLARNIFYMPYWMIYGEVFADSIDRKTRIDIYAMEINPPCGDNKYDEDGKKLPPCIPGAWLTPAIMACYLLVANILLVNLLIAVFNNTFFEVKSISNQVWKFQRYQLIMTFHDRPVLPPPLIIFSHIYIIIRQICCCCCKKKEGELDEKDKGLKLILNSEELRCLYEFEEQCVEEYFREKEDEQQSSNNERIRVTSERVENMSMHLEEVNERENNMKASLQTVDLRLAQLEDIYSRMMKALEKLAGIDHSELKRTHSRTSTVSGFSSLLRTGSINSNDGYNPYCFYMDDCPASDEKNWAKSSQLIVANVKKPPNTTTLNPNDYGLNLEVGVPVVRVSSNSCENTWIPPCEKTAESIDQVEEAKTAFEASPSLVQRSRSTSLFSATAREDLIHRAKEPNSLQEGIVRSATMRRWSAGSEYKVQPNLTGQPPLDIHIIKLTEKKEANKSERHLRPQIPNILSTEIRTQEEEKEGQRGRSDITQVDRKENGSEESLNMKGNTEVRERDPTETDEIWRNAVEDRRMNVHGDIPDSFHLLVPEERMFPPGRSKSWNTKCRKTLRASADKPRGSSSESSLACGSSLERSGEKFGKVSGKEE; from the exons ATG TACATCAGACTATCTTATGACACCAAACCAGACAACTTGTTGCACCTAATGGTGAAAGATTGGCATCTAGAGCTGCCCACACTCCTCATTTCTGTTCATGGAGGCCTCCAGAATTTCGACCTGCAGCCCAGACTAAAGCAGGTCTTTGGCAAAGGCctaattaaagctgcagtgaCCACTGGAGCATGGATCCTCACTGCAGGAATTAACACAG GTGTGATCCGCCATGTTGGAGATGCGTTGAAAGACCATTGCTCTAAATCCAGAGGGAAGGTCTGTGCCATTGGGATTGCACCATGGGGAATCCTGGAGAGCAAGGAGGATCTCATTGGAAGAGAT GTGACCAGACCTTACCAGACAATGTCCAACCCACTGAGCAAGCTGGCTGTTCTCAACAGCAGCCACTCTCATTTCATCCTATGTGATAATGGCACATTTGGGAAGTATGGGGCAGAGGTTAAACTGCGTAGACAGCTGGAGAAGCACATCTCTCTGCAGAAGATTAACACCC GTCAGGGAGTGCCACTAGTATGCCTGATCGTAGAAGGAGGCCCAAACATGATCACTGTGGTGCTGGAGAGCTTGCGCGAGGAACCGCCTGTGCCtgtagtggtgtgtgatggCAGTGGCCGAGCCTCAGACATCCTCTCCTTtgcccacaaacacacagagaatgaAGG GACAATAAGTGATGATGCCCGAGACCAGCTGCTGGTCAGCATTCAGAAGACCTTTAACTACAGCAAGAATCAGTCACAGCAAATCTTCCTCATGATAATGGAGTGCATGAAGAGAAGGGAGCTG ATAACAGTCTTTCGACTGGGTTCAGAAGGACAGCAGGACATTGAGATGGCCATTTTAACGGCTTTACTGAAAG GTACAAATGCCTCAGCCTCAGATCAATTGAGCTTGGCTCTTGCCTGGAATCGGGTGGATATAGCACGCAACCAAATCTTTGTTTATGGACACAACCTGCCA CCTGCAAGTGCAGTAGCTAGTGCCACATCCATCGTGAAAGCCAAGAGCTCCCCTGCAGCCTCACAGGGCATGGCTAAGTGCAGAGGCAAGTGGGGCAAAGGGGGGAAGGCCAAGGCAGATGTTCAAGAGGAAATGGATCCTAGGAAGCTAGAATTACTCAACTGG GTGAGCTCACTGGAGCAGGCAATGATGGATGCACTGGTGCTGGACCGAGTAGATTTCGTTAAGCTGTTGATTGAAAATGGGGTCAACATTCACCATTTCCTCACCATCCCACGGCTAGAGGAGTTATATAACACG AAACTGGGACCTGTCAACACATTGAATGCTGTAGTCCGAGATGTTAAAAAA GGTAACCTTCCACCAGACTATCAAATTACACTAATTGACATTGGCCTGGTGATGGAGTACCTTATGGGCGGGGCCTATCGCTGTAACTACACAAGAAAAAGTTTCCGCTCTCTCTACAACAACCTTTATGGTCTTAAAAGG CCAAAGGCTCTAAAACTTCTTGGGATGGAG GATGATGAACCAAATctgaaaggaaagaagaaaaagaagaagaaagaggaggaagTGGACATTGATGTGGACGACCCTGAAGTCAGTCGTTTCCAATACCCATTCCACGAGCTGATAGTTTGGGCCGTGCTGACGAGAAGGCAGAAGATGGCTCTGTTCCTGTGGCAGAGGGGAGAGGAGGCCATGGCTAAGGCCTTGGTGGCCTGTAAGCTTTATAAAGCCATGGCCCATGAATCCTCTGTCAGTGAGTTGGTGGATGACATATTTCAAGATCTAGATAACAACTCCAA GGAGTTTGGAACTTTGGCCTATGAGCTTCTGGATCAGGCATACAAACATGATGAACAGGTAGCCATGAAGCTGCTGACCTATGAGCTTAAGAACTGGAGTAACTCCACCTGTCTGAAACTAGCTGTGGCTGCCAAGCACAGAGACTTCATTGCCCACACATGCAGCCAGATGCTCCTTACTGACATGTGGATGGGTTGCCTGAGGGTTGGAAAAAACCCTGGCCTCAAG GTGATTGCCGGCATCATCCTTCCTCCTTCAATCCTTCTCCTGGGTTTCCGTGTGGGTGATGACACCTACCAAGGCTCTGATGACAGCAAATGTGCCAAGGACAAGGACGATGACAACAAATCCAGCAGG GATGCCACTACAGAGGCACATTCAAAGAAAGGTGATGAAGAAGATGGCAGTAAGAAGCTGAGACATGTACCCATTGGAAGGAAGATATATGAATTCTACAATGCTCCATTCACTAAGTTTTGGTTTAATACG ATATCATACCTTGGCTATCTTATGCTGTACAATTACATTGTCCTGGTGAAGATGGAACGTTGGCCATCAGTGCAAGAGTGGTTGGTCATTTCCTACATACTGACACTTGGCCTAGAGAAAGTAAGACAG aTTCTGATGTCAGAACCTGGTAAACTCAAGCAGAAGATTAACGTGTGGTTGGAAGAGTACTGGAACATCACAGACCTGGTGGCCATCTCTATATTCCTGCTGGGTCTCCTCCTCAGACTACAGCCTGAACCTTACATGGGCTACGGCCGGGTAATATACTGTGTGGACATCATCTTCTGGTACATCCGTGTTTTGGATATTTTTGGGGTCAACAAGTACCTCGGACCTTATGTCATGATGATCGGCAAGATG atgatcGACATGTTGTACTTTGTGGTGATCATGTTGGTGGTCCTCATGAGCTTTGGGGTAGCACGGCAAGCCATCCTCCACCCAGATGAAGAGCCCACCTGGCGATTAGCCCGAAATATTTTCTACATGCCCTACTGGATGATCTATGGAGAAGTGTTTGCGGACTCAATAGACCGTAAGACTAGAATTGATA TTTATGCCATGGAAATCAACC CCCCCTGTGGAGATAACAAGTATGATGAGGATGGAAAGAAACTCCCCCCCTGTATTCCTGGTGCCTGGCTCACTCCAGCTATCATGGCCTGTTATTTGCTAGTGGCTAACATCCTTCTTGTCAACTTGCTTATTGCTGTCTTCAA TAACACCTTCTTTGAGGTGAAGTCCATCTCAAACCAGGTGTGGAAGTTCCAGCGGTATCAGCTGATCATGACTTTCCATGATAGGCCAgtgcttcctcctcctctcatcATCTTCAGCCACATTTACATCATCATCAGACAaatctgctgctgctgttgcaagaaaaaagagggagagCTGGACGAGAAGGACAAAGGACTGA AGCTTATCCTGAATTCTGAGGAGCTGAGGTGCCTGTATGAATTTGAGGAGCAGTGTGTGGAAGAGTACttcagagagaaagaagatGAGCAGCAGTCCTCAAATAATGAAAGAATAAGGGTGACATCTGAAAg GGTGGAAAACATGTCCATGCACCTGGAGGAGGtcaatgagagagagaacaatatGAAAGCTTCTTTGCAGACGGTGGATCTGAGGCTGGCCCAGCTGGAGGACATCTATTCTCGCATGATGAAGGCTTTGGAGAAACTGGCAGGAATTGACCacagtgaactgaagaggacaCACTCACGGACATCCACTGTTAGTGGTTTCTCATCTCTTCTCCGCACTGGCAGCATTAACAGCAATGATGGATACAACCCTTATTGCTTCTATATGGATGACTGTCCAGCTTCTGATGAGAAGAATTGGGCCAAGTCAAGTCAACTAATAGTGGCAAATGTAAAGAAGCCACCGAACACCACAACTCTCAATCCAAATGATTATGGACTGAATTTGGAGGTGGGTGTTCCAGTAGTAAGGGTCAGTTCAAATTCATGTGAGAACACCTGGATCCCACCTTGTGAGAAGACAGCTGAATCTATAGATCAGGTTGAAGAGGCCAAAACAGCATTTGAAGCTTCACCATCTTTAGTCCAAAGGTCTAGAAGCACCAGCTTGTTCAGTGCAACTGCCAGAGAAGATTTAATACATAGAGCCAAAGAGCCTAATTCTCTTCAAGAAGGGATTGTCAGATCTGCAACTATGAGGCGGTGGAGTGCTGGCTCTGAGTATAAAGTGCAGCCTAATCTTACTGGCCAGCCACCTCTAGACATCCACATTATCAAACTGACagagaaaaaagaagcaaataaaTCTGAGCGTCATCTGAGACCACAAATTCCAAACATTCTCAGCACAGAGATAAGAactcaagaagaagaaaaagaaggccAGAGAGGAAGGAGTGATATTACACAAGTGGACAGAAAAGAGAATGGCTCAGAGGAAAGTCTAAATATGAAGGGTAATACAGAAGTAAGAGAAAGAGACCCAACAGAGACAGACGAAATATGGAGAAACGCAGTTGAAGATAGAAGGATGAACGTGCATGGAGATATTCCTGACTCTTTTCATCTTCTGGTACCTGAAGAGAGAATGTTTCCACCAGGAAGATCCAAGAGCTGGAACACAAAATGTCGCAAAACCTTGAGGGCAAGTGCAGACAAGCCTCGAGGCTCCAGCAGTGAGAGTAGCCTTGCATGTGGAAGTTCCCTTGAGAGGTCTGGGGAAAAATTTGGGAAAGTGTCAGGGAAGGAGGAATGA